Proteins from a single region of Diaphorobacter limosus:
- a CDS encoding MotA/TolQ/ExbB proton channel family protein, whose amino-acid sequence MLSIIQAAGWPIWPLIACSILALALVFERFVALKTARVVPPKLLDEAISVSSKSVPGPDVVTQLAQNSALGEVLASGLRTLNSHPQSSEAELRAAMEGAGRTVAHRLEKYLTALATIASAAPLLGLLGTVIGMIEIFGSQAGGGAVGGGNPAQLAHGISIALYNTAFGLIVAIPTLIFWRYFRSRVDEYLLTLELAAEQFVRHLGRLRKP is encoded by the coding sequence TTGCTGTCGATCATACAAGCCGCCGGCTGGCCCATCTGGCCCCTGATTGCCTGCTCCATCTTGGCGCTGGCGCTGGTTTTCGAGCGCTTCGTGGCGCTGAAGACGGCCCGCGTCGTCCCGCCGAAGCTGCTGGACGAGGCGATCTCGGTGTCGTCCAAATCCGTGCCGGGGCCCGACGTGGTGACCCAGCTGGCACAGAACTCGGCCCTGGGTGAGGTGCTGGCCAGCGGCCTGCGCACCCTGAACAGCCACCCGCAGAGCAGCGAGGCCGAGCTGCGCGCAGCCATGGAGGGCGCCGGCCGCACGGTGGCGCACCGGCTGGAGAAATACCTGACGGCCCTGGCGACGATTGCCTCGGCCGCGCCGCTGCTGGGCCTGCTGGGCACGGTGATCGGCATGATCGAGATCTTTGGCTCGCAGGCCGGCGGTGGCGCGGTGGGCGGCGGCAACCCGGCGCAGCTGGCGCATGGCATTTCCATCGCGCTGTACAACACGGCCTTCGGCCTGATCGTGGCCATTCCCACGCTGATCTTCTGGCGCTATTTCAGAAGCCGCGTGGACGAGTACCTGCTGACGCTGGAGCTGGCCGCCGAGCAGTTCGTGCGCCACCTTGGGCGCCTGCGCAAGCCATGA
- the adk gene encoding adenylate kinase: MRLILLGAPGAGKGTQAAFICQKFGIPQISTGDMLRAAVKAGTPLGLQAKAVMDAGQLVSDELIINLVKERLTQPDCANGFLFDGFPRTIPQADAMKAAGVKLDYVLEIDVPFDAIIERMSGRRSHPASGRTYHVKFNPPKVAGQDDVTGEPLVQREDDKEETVKKRLQVYSDQTRPLVDYYSHWAQAEPAAAPKYRAIQGTGSVEEITERALSALSS; this comes from the coding sequence ATGAGACTGATATTGCTGGGCGCCCCCGGCGCCGGAAAGGGCACGCAAGCCGCCTTCATCTGCCAGAAGTTCGGTATTCCGCAAATCTCCACCGGTGACATGCTGCGCGCCGCCGTCAAGGCCGGCACGCCCCTGGGCCTGCAGGCCAAGGCCGTCATGGACGCCGGCCAGCTGGTCAGCGACGAGCTGATCATCAACCTGGTCAAGGAACGCCTGACGCAGCCCGACTGCGCGAATGGCTTTCTGTTCGACGGCTTCCCGCGCACCATTCCCCAGGCGGACGCCATGAAGGCCGCCGGCGTGAAGCTGGACTACGTTCTGGAAATCGACGTGCCGTTCGACGCCATCATCGAACGCATGAGCGGCCGCCGCAGCCACCCGGCCAGCGGCCGTACCTACCATGTCAAGTTCAACCCGCCCAAGGTGGCCGGCCAGGACGACGTGACCGGCGAGCCCCTGGTGCAGCGCGAGGACGACAAGGAAGAAACCGTCAAGAAGCGCCTGCAGGTCTACAGCGACCAGACGCGCCCTCTGGTCGACTACTACTCCCACTGGGCCCAGGCCGAGCCGGCCGCCGCGCCCAAGTACCGCGCCATCCAGGGCACGGGCAGCGTGGAAGAGATCACCGAGCGCGCACTGTCGGCCCTGAGCAGCTGA
- the kdsB gene encoding 3-deoxy-manno-octulosonate cytidylyltransferase: MSTAAAPFTVLIPARLASTRLPNKPLADIAGLPMVVHVARRAAQSAALRCVVAADDGRIVDACRLHGVEALLTRADHASGSDRLAEACEQLSLAGDDIVVNVQGDEPLIDPQLIDAVAALLHQRADASMGTAAHAIASAADFANPNVVKVVLDAHGLAHYFSRAPIPHARDHAAGSCWWQPGQGGPAGFAPLRHIGIYSYRAGFLRGFPQLPPAPTEQLEALEQLRALWHGHRIAVHVTASEPGAGVDTPTDLERVRALLAG; encoded by the coding sequence GTGAGCACCGCCGCCGCGCCCTTCACGGTGCTGATCCCGGCGCGCCTGGCCTCCACGCGCCTGCCGAACAAGCCGCTGGCCGACATCGCCGGCCTGCCCATGGTCGTGCATGTGGCGCGCCGCGCCGCGCAAAGCGCCGCCCTGCGTTGCGTGGTGGCGGCCGACGATGGTCGCATCGTCGATGCTTGCCGCCTGCACGGCGTCGAGGCCCTGCTGACCCGCGCCGACCACGCCAGTGGCAGCGACCGCCTGGCCGAAGCCTGCGAGCAACTGAGCCTGGCCGGAGACGACATCGTCGTCAACGTGCAGGGCGACGAGCCACTGATCGACCCGCAGCTCATCGACGCCGTGGCCGCGCTGCTGCACCAGCGCGCCGACGCCAGCATGGGCACGGCCGCCCATGCCATCGCCAGCGCCGCCGACTTTGCCAACCCCAACGTGGTCAAGGTGGTGCTGGACGCACATGGCCTGGCGCACTACTTCAGCCGTGCGCCGATCCCCCATGCGCGCGACCACGCCGCCGGGAGCTGCTGGTGGCAGCCCGGCCAGGGCGGCCCGGCCGGCTTTGCGCCGCTGCGCCACATCGGCATCTACAGCTACCGCGCCGGTTTTCTGCGCGGCTTTCCGCAGCTGCCACCCGCACCCACCGAGCAGCTGGAGGCGCTGGAGCAGCTGCGCGCGCTCTGGCACGGCCACCGCATCGCCGTGCATGTGACGGCCAGCGAGCCGGGCGCCGGCGTGGACACCCCCACCGACCTGGAACGCGTGCGCGCCCTGCTGGCGGGGTAG
- the lpxK gene encoding tetraacyldisaccharide 4'-kinase, whose translation MSAAARLRQAWQQRGPLALLLWPLTLPYRLLTALRRALYRTGLLKQHRLPVPVIVVGNVIVGGAGKTPVTLALLQHLRAAGWRPGVISRGYGRQTISCRPALPTSSAAEVGDEPLLIARSAGVPVYVARRRADAGRALLAAHPEVNILVCDDGLQHLQLARDVEVCVFNDEGIGNGWLLPAGPLREPWPRAVDLVLHAGAAPGGSAPQFPLSRRLADHAVDAKGRQLPLAQLRGLKLHALAAIARPQDFFAMLRAQGLPPATEEALPDHYDFSSWKRPSDKRLIPICTEKDAVKLWPAHPGALAVPLRLDIPAAFFAALDARLASLSSPRH comes from the coding sequence ATGAGCGCCGCCGCGCGGCTACGCCAGGCCTGGCAGCAGCGCGGCCCGCTGGCGCTGCTGCTGTGGCCACTGACCCTGCCCTACCGGCTGCTGACGGCGCTGCGCCGCGCGCTCTACCGCACGGGCCTGCTGAAACAGCACCGCCTGCCGGTGCCGGTCATCGTGGTCGGCAACGTCATCGTCGGCGGCGCCGGCAAGACCCCCGTCACCCTGGCCCTGCTGCAACATCTGCGTGCCGCGGGCTGGCGCCCGGGCGTCATCTCGCGCGGCTATGGCCGTCAAACCATCAGCTGCCGCCCGGCCCTGCCGACGAGCAGCGCCGCCGAGGTGGGAGACGAGCCGCTGCTGATCGCCCGCAGCGCCGGCGTGCCGGTGTACGTGGCGCGCCGCCGCGCCGATGCCGGTCGGGCGCTGCTGGCGGCCCACCCCGAGGTCAACATCCTCGTCTGCGACGACGGCCTGCAGCACCTGCAACTGGCACGCGACGTGGAGGTCTGCGTCTTCAACGACGAGGGCATTGGCAACGGCTGGCTGCTGCCCGCCGGCCCGCTGCGTGAACCCTGGCCGCGCGCCGTCGATCTGGTGCTGCACGCCGGCGCGGCGCCCGGCGGATCGGCGCCGCAGTTCCCGCTATCGCGCCGCCTCGCCGACCATGCCGTGGACGCCAAGGGCCGCCAACTGCCGCTGGCGCAGCTGCGCGGCTTGAAACTGCACGCCCTGGCCGCCATTGCCCGCCCGCAAGACTTTTTTGCCATGCTGCGGGCCCAGGGCCTGCCGCCCGCGACCGAAGAGGCGCTGCCAGATCACTATGATTTTTCTAGCTGGAAGCGCCCTTCAGATAAGCGCTTGATACCGATTTGTACCGAAAAAGACGCCGTCAAGCTCTGGCCCGCCCACCCCGGCGCCCTGGCCGTGCCCCTGCGCCTCGATATACCGGCGGCCTTCTTCGCCGCGCTGGACGCACGCCTGGCCTCGCTATCATCGCCCCGCCATTGA
- a CDS encoding rhodanese-like domain-containing protein yields the protein MKNYLLALVLGLAALGAQAVEMEISAKEVYEKVQGNDPGVLFVDVRDPLEIMFTGFTDVVHVNIPYLLADRTRWEDERSIYRLYRNPDFVAQIKAELARRGMKEDAEVITLCRSGSERGKPSAQFLRDNGLPNARYVVNGFQGSPVKDGPQAGLRIVNGWQNSGLPWSAKMTPGKMFRVDK from the coding sequence ATGAAAAACTACCTACTGGCCCTGGTTCTGGGCCTGGCAGCCCTGGGCGCGCAGGCGGTGGAGATGGAAATTTCCGCCAAGGAGGTCTACGAAAAGGTGCAGGGCAACGACCCCGGCGTACTTTTTGTCGATGTGCGCGACCCGCTGGAAATCATGTTCACCGGCTTCACCGACGTGGTGCATGTGAACATTCCCTATCTGCTGGCCGATCGCACCCGTTGGGAGGACGAGCGCAGCATCTACCGCCTCTACCGCAACCCCGATTTTGTGGCCCAGATCAAGGCCGAGCTGGCGCGCCGCGGCATGAAAGAGGATGCCGAGGTCATCACCCTGTGCCGCTCGGGCAGCGAGCGTGGCAAGCCCAGCGCCCAATTCCTGCGCGATAACGGCCTGCCCAATGCACGCTATGTCGTCAACGGCTTCCAGGGCAGCCCGGTCAAGGACGGCCCCCAGGCCGGGCTGCGCATCGTCAACGGCTGGCAAAACAGCGGCCTGCCCTGGAGCGCCAAGATGACCCCGGGCAAGATGTTCCGCGTGGATAAGTAG
- a CDS encoding Trm112 family protein has translation MDPKLLELLVCPVTKGPLTYDREHQELISRSARLAYPVRDGIPVLLENEARTLTDEELER, from the coding sequence ATGGACCCGAAACTGCTTGAACTGCTGGTCTGCCCCGTCACCAAGGGCCCGCTGACCTATGACCGAGAACACCAGGAGCTGATTTCGCGCAGCGCGCGCCTGGCCTACCCCGTGCGCGACGGCATTCCCGTGCTGCTGGAGAACGAGGCCCGCACGCTCACCGACGAGGAGCTGGAGCGGTGA
- a CDS encoding asparaginase — MERKVVVLGTGGTIAGKSDMAGANVGYTAGQIGVEQLLSAIPALARAAGASLVAEQIAQIDSKDMGYEVWARLAQRCALHLADPLVAGIVITHGTDTLEETAWLLANLLDATRPVVLTCAMRPATALAPDGPQNLLDAVALATEPTAHGVLMVAAGVVHGAREVAKVHPLRLDAFDSGDTGPLGWVEDGRLRWAHGRAPQPAAPRHAGLLPALGRSPWPRVEIILSHAGSDGALVDWLVQGGARGIVVAATGNGTLHQALERALERAVAAGVQVRVASRCPQGRMLDLHDAPWQDAGGLSPVKARVSLLLELMQGA; from the coding sequence ATGGAAAGAAAAGTCGTGGTGCTGGGCACCGGGGGCACGATTGCCGGTAAGTCCGATATGGCTGGGGCCAATGTGGGCTACACGGCCGGGCAGATCGGGGTGGAGCAGTTGCTGTCCGCCATTCCCGCCCTTGCGCGCGCGGCCGGCGCCAGCCTGGTGGCCGAGCAAATTGCGCAGATCGACAGCAAGGACATGGGTTATGAGGTCTGGGCGCGGCTGGCGCAGCGCTGCGCGCTGCACCTGGCCGATCCCTTGGTGGCCGGCATCGTCATCACCCATGGCACGGACACGCTGGAAGAGACGGCCTGGCTGCTGGCGAACCTGCTGGATGCCACCAGGCCCGTGGTGCTGACCTGCGCCATGCGCCCGGCCACGGCGCTGGCGCCGGACGGGCCGCAGAACCTGCTGGATGCCGTGGCCCTGGCGACCGAGCCCACGGCGCATGGCGTGCTGATGGTGGCCGCCGGTGTGGTGCATGGCGCGCGCGAGGTGGCCAAGGTGCACCCGCTGCGGCTGGATGCGTTCGACTCCGGCGACACCGGGCCCCTGGGCTGGGTGGAGGATGGCCGCTTGCGCTGGGCCCATGGCCGGGCGCCGCAGCCGGCCGCGCCCCGGCATGCCGGACTGCTGCCCGCGCTGGGCCGCAGCCCCTGGCCGCGCGTGGAAATCATTCTCAGCCATGCGGGCAGCGATGGTGCGCTGGTCGATTGGCTGGTGCAGGGCGGCGCCCGGGGCATCGTGGTTGCGGCGACTGGCAACGGCACCTTGCACCAGGCGCTGGAGCGGGCCCTGGAGCGTGCCGTGGCCGCGGGTGTTCAGGTGCGCGTGGCCTCGCGCTGCCCGCAGGGGCGCATGCTGGATCTGCACGATGCGCCGTGGCAGGACGCTGGGGGCCTGAGCCCCGTGAAGGCGCGCGTGAGTCTGCTGCTGGAGTTGATGCAGGGGGCGTGA
- a CDS encoding biopolymer transporter ExbD produces the protein MNFRPRQKEEPEINLIPFIDVLLVILIFLMLSTTYSKFTELQLTLPVADAEQLRDHPKEVIVAVAADGRYAINKTPLEGKHVEQVARALSEASTAGPKSVVIISADAAAPHQSVVTVMEAARRVGLSQITFATQSSAQAGR, from the coding sequence ATGAACTTCAGACCCCGCCAGAAGGAAGAACCGGAGATCAACCTGATCCCGTTCATCGACGTGCTGCTGGTGATCCTCATCTTTTTGATGCTGTCCACCACCTACAGCAAGTTCACCGAGCTGCAGCTGACCCTGCCCGTGGCCGACGCCGAACAGCTGCGCGACCACCCCAAGGAGGTCATCGTGGCCGTAGCCGCCGACGGACGCTATGCCATCAACAAGACCCCGCTGGAAGGCAAGCATGTCGAGCAGGTGGCGCGCGCGCTGTCCGAGGCCTCCACCGCCGGGCCCAAAAGCGTGGTCATCATCAGCGCCGATGCCGCCGCGCCGCACCAGTCCGTGGTCACGGTGATGGAGGCCGCGCGCCGCGTGGGCCTGTCGCAGATCACCTTTGCCACCCAATCGTCGGCGCAGGCCGGCCGCTGA
- the xseA gene encoding exodeoxyribonuclease VII large subunit: MFERPDAGLAPRIWEVGALCRAIADALQARFNPVAVRGEITGFSRASSGHCYFTLKDGQGQIRCAMFRRAASGLDFMPRDGELVEVRGQLGVYEARGDLQLIVEGMRRAGQGALFEQFLRLKAQLEAEGLFTAARKRPLPAMPRGIGLVTSPGAAALHDVVTALRRRVPHIPVVLVPALVQGAQAPASIVDALSKLYLLAQKGRASEADLPKNSEMPFIDVILLVRGGGSIEDLWAFNDERLARTIVQSPVPLVSGVGHETDFTIADFCADLRAPTPTAAAELVSQPRAVWLGALDLLAGRLQDGVQRQIDLRHQRLDQAAQRLGRPSGLVARQQLRLSGLAQRMRHAALLKTQRLAQSGKALQAHLPQIMQRSLVQRRERLERAALRLSLLNPQLVLRRGYALLTDAQGQPVMRPAQVRPGEAVHARLAEGELDLTVVQRRLL; the protein is encoded by the coding sequence ATGTTTGAGCGGCCCGATGCAGGCCTGGCGCCGCGTATCTGGGAAGTTGGCGCGCTATGCCGCGCCATTGCTGATGCGCTGCAGGCTCGCTTCAACCCGGTAGCGGTGCGCGGCGAGATCACGGGCTTTTCGCGCGCCTCCAGCGGGCATTGTTACTTCACGCTGAAAGACGGCCAAGGTCAGATCCGCTGCGCCATGTTCCGCCGTGCCGCCAGCGGGCTGGACTTCATGCCGCGTGATGGCGAGCTGGTCGAGGTGCGCGGCCAGCTCGGCGTGTACGAGGCGCGCGGTGACCTGCAGCTCATCGTGGAAGGCATGCGCCGCGCGGGGCAGGGTGCGCTGTTCGAGCAGTTTCTGCGCCTGAAGGCGCAGCTGGAGGCCGAGGGGCTGTTCACTGCCGCGCGCAAGCGGCCGCTGCCGGCCATGCCGCGCGGCATAGGCCTGGTCACATCGCCGGGCGCCGCCGCCCTGCACGACGTGGTGACGGCCCTGCGTCGGCGCGTGCCGCATATCCCGGTGGTGCTGGTGCCGGCCCTGGTGCAGGGCGCGCAGGCACCGGCGTCCATCGTGGATGCACTATCAAAACTGTATCTGCTTGCGCAGAAGGGACGGGCGTCAGAGGCTGATTTGCCTAAAAATTCCGAGATGCCGTTTATCGACGTCATCCTGCTCGTACGCGGCGGTGGTTCCATCGAGGATTTGTGGGCCTTCAACGACGAGCGCCTGGCCCGCACCATCGTGCAGAGCCCCGTGCCGCTGGTCAGCGGCGTGGGGCATGAGACCGATTTCACCATCGCCGACTTCTGCGCCGACCTGCGCGCACCCACGCCGACGGCCGCGGCCGAGCTGGTGAGCCAGCCGCGCGCCGTCTGGCTGGGGGCGCTCGACCTGCTGGCCGGGCGGCTGCAGGACGGCGTGCAGCGCCAGATCGACCTGCGCCACCAGCGGCTGGATCAGGCAGCCCAACGCCTGGGTCGGCCTTCCGGCCTGGTCGCCCGCCAGCAGCTGCGCCTGTCCGGCCTGGCCCAGCGCATGCGCCACGCCGCACTACTAAAAACGCAGCGCCTCGCGCAGTCTGGTAAAGCGCTGCAGGCCCATTTGCCGCAAATCATGCAACGCAGCCTGGTGCAGCGCCGTGAACGCCTGGAGCGCGCCGCCCTGCGGCTTTCGCTGCTCAACCCGCAGCTGGTGCTGCGGCGCGGCTACGCCCTGCTGACCGACGCCCAGGGCCAGCCCGTGATGCGGCCCGCCCAGGTGCGCCCGGGCGAGGCCGTGCATGCCCGGCTGGCCGAGGGCGAGCTGGATCTCACCGTGGTCCAGCGTCGGCTGCTGTAA
- the lexA gene encoding transcriptional repressor LexA: MLDSPKLTARQQQILDLIQTAIARTGAPPTRAEIAAELGFKSANAAEEHLQALARKGVIELVSGTSRGIRLCGETVRHINAVRGTQFSLPIPGLSQLTLPLIGRVAAGSPILAQEHVDQTYTVEGNLFAHKPDYLLKVRGMSMRDAGIMDGDLLAVQATREARSGQIIVARLGDDVTVKRLRRTGRAIELLPENPDYPVIRVEPGEPFEIEGLAVGLIRNTMLM; this comes from the coding sequence ATGCTCGACAGCCCCAAGCTCACCGCCCGCCAGCAGCAGATTCTGGACTTGATCCAGACCGCCATCGCGCGCACCGGCGCGCCGCCCACGCGTGCCGAAATCGCGGCCGAGCTCGGTTTCAAGTCCGCCAACGCGGCCGAAGAGCACCTGCAGGCCCTGGCGCGCAAGGGTGTGATCGAGCTGGTCAGCGGCACCTCGCGCGGCATACGGCTGTGCGGCGAGACCGTGCGCCACATCAACGCGGTGCGCGGCACCCAGTTCAGCCTGCCGATTCCCGGCCTGTCCCAGCTCACCTTGCCGCTCATAGGCCGCGTCGCGGCGGGTTCGCCCATTCTGGCGCAGGAGCATGTGGATCAAACCTATACGGTGGAGGGCAACCTGTTCGCGCACAAGCCCGACTACCTGCTCAAGGTGCGCGGCATGTCCATGCGCGACGCCGGCATCATGGACGGCGACCTGCTGGCCGTGCAGGCCACACGCGAGGCGCGCAGCGGCCAGATCATCGTCGCGCGCCTGGGTGACGACGTCACCGTCAAGCGCCTGCGTCGCACCGGCCGCGCCATCGAGCTGCTGCCCGAGAACCCCGACTATCCCGTCATCCGCGTCGAGCCCGGCGAGCCCTTCGAGATTGAGGGCCTGGCCGTGGGCCTGATCCGCAACACTATGCTGATGTAG